Proteins found in one candidate division KSB1 bacterium genomic segment:
- a CDS encoding oligosaccharide flippase family protein — MIEYFKRLSSQTLIYGLGDAIIKAIAFFLIPLYTKKLPTDQVGDIALLNYTEMTLLLVLTLGLASAVFKFYHEGATEAERRTVFSTATIFSGAVTIIVLAILFIQAEFISLLIFKSAQQAIYLKFIFGSVLFNLFRQFALAYARAIERPVFYSLLNIVHFILLVGLNLYYILVLHQGVLGVVKSSLYSAIGVFVIAAITVFKPIGFSFSKEMLGKLLHFGLPMVPGAVASFALTIADRYLLNWYGSAAEVGQYDIVYKFGMIINMLLVTPFRTAWLPFIFSVQHKPEANKIYAGAFTYFLLLGTLLFLAVSLFAREIILLFSTPAYLVGVKAVPLVALAYIFYGLFLIVDIGVLLKVKTFYYTIIYGLGAIINIGLNIIFIPQYGMMAAAVNTTIAYCITLITMYFVSQRLHFVPYEWLRIIKIIIIGAALYLLGNRLTFESTVLSLIVKFMLVLSYPVILYVFKFFRATEIAGYQKIITETINRVRR; from the coding sequence ATGATCGAATATTTCAAACGCCTATCCAGCCAAACGCTGATCTATGGCCTGGGCGATGCCATCATCAAAGCCATCGCCTTTTTCCTGATTCCGCTGTACACCAAAAAGTTGCCCACGGATCAGGTCGGCGATATTGCGCTGCTCAACTACACTGAGATGACCCTGCTGCTGGTGCTGACGCTGGGACTGGCCTCGGCGGTATTCAAATTTTACCACGAGGGCGCCACCGAGGCAGAGCGGCGGACGGTCTTCTCCACAGCCACCATTTTTTCGGGTGCGGTGACGATCATCGTCCTGGCCATTTTGTTCATCCAGGCCGAATTTATTTCGCTGCTCATCTTCAAATCGGCGCAGCAGGCGATTTATTTGAAATTCATCTTCGGTTCGGTTTTGTTCAATCTGTTTCGGCAGTTCGCCCTGGCGTATGCTCGGGCCATCGAGCGGCCTGTTTTCTATTCGCTATTGAATATCGTTCATTTCATATTATTGGTCGGCCTGAATCTGTACTACATTCTGGTGTTGCACCAGGGCGTATTGGGCGTGGTCAAAAGCAGCCTCTATTCGGCCATCGGCGTGTTCGTTATTGCGGCCATCACGGTTTTCAAGCCCATCGGTTTTTCGTTTTCAAAAGAGATGCTGGGCAAATTGCTGCACTTCGGCCTGCCCATGGTGCCTGGTGCCGTGGCCAGCTTCGCCCTCACCATCGCCGATCGCTATCTCTTGAACTGGTACGGCTCAGCCGCTGAGGTTGGGCAGTACGATATCGTCTACAAGTTCGGGATGATCATCAACATGCTGCTGGTAACGCCGTTCCGAACTGCCTGGCTGCCGTTCATCTTTTCCGTTCAGCACAAGCCCGAGGCCAATAAAATCTATGCGGGAGCGTTTACCTATTTTCTGCTACTGGGAACGCTGCTCTTTTTAGCTGTCTCCCTGTTCGCCAGGGAGATCATCCTGTTGTTCAGCACTCCAGCGTATTTGGTCGGCGTGAAGGCCGTGCCATTGGTGGCACTGGCGTACATATTTTATGGGCTGTTTTTGATCGTCGACATCGGCGTCCTGCTGAAAGTAAAAACGTTCTATTACACCATCATCTACGGCCTGGGGGCGATCATCAACATCGGCTTGAATATCATTTTCATCCCCCAATACGGTATGATGGCGGCGGCAGTGAACACCACCATCGCCTATTGCATCACGTTGATCACCATGTACTTCGTCTCCCAGCGGCTGCATTTTGTACCTTACGAGTGGCTTCGCATCATAAAAATTATCATCATCGGTGCAGCGCTCTATCTGCTGGGCAACAGGCTGACCTTTGAATCGACGGTTCTTTCTCTCATTGTGAAATTCATGCTGGTGTTGAGTTACCCAGTGATTTTATATGTATTCAAATTCTTTCGGGCAACCGAAATTGCAGGCTATCAGAAAATTATAACCGAGACCATCAATCGAGTAAGGAGATAA